A segment of the Sphingomicrobium flavum genome:
TCCCGATACCCCATTGCTCGATACGGTCGAGTATCCCGCCGATCTGCGCAGGCTCGAAAAGAAGGATTTGCGCCAGCTCTCCGATGAACTTCGCGCGGAGATGATTTCCGCCGTCTCCGTGACGGGGGGGCATCTGGGCGCCGGGCTTGGCGTGGTCGAACTGACCGTGGCTATCCACTATGTCTTCGATACGCCGCATGACCGGCTGATCTGGGACGTCGGGCATCAATGCTATCCGCACAAGATCATTACCGGGCGGCGCGACCGCATCCGCACCATCCGCCAGGGCGGCGGCCTGTCGGGCTTCACCAAGCGCGCCGAAAGCGAATATGATCCCTTTGGCGCGGCGCATAGCTCGACCAGCATTTCCTCCGCCCTCGGTTTTGCCGTCAGCCGCAAGCTGGCCGACGAGCCGGGCCGCGCGATCGCAGTGATCGGCGACGGCGCGATGAGCGCGGGCATGGCCTATGAGGCGATGAACAATGCCGAACAGGCGGGCAATCGCCTGATCGTCATCCTCAACGACAACGACATGTCGATCGCGCCCCCCGTCGGCGGGCTGTCCAACTATCTCTCGCGCCTCGTCTCCTCGGGCGCCTACCTCAAGACCCGCGATATTGCGCGGCGCGTTTTCTCAAAACTTCCCAAGCCGGTCGAAAAAGTCGCGCGCAAGGCCGAGGAATATACCCGCGGCATGGTCACCGGCGGCACCCTGTTCGAGGAACTGGGCTTCTATTATGTCGGCCCGGTTGACGGCCATGATGTCGACGCGCTGGTCGAAGTGCTCGAAAATGTCCGCGATGCCGAGGAAGGCCCGATCCTGATCCATGCGGTGACGCAGAAGGGCAAGGGCTATAGCTACGCCGAAAATGCCGCCGACAAATATCATGGCGTCGCCAAGTTCGACGTGGTGTCGGGCGAGCAGAAGAAGTCGGCGGGCGGCCCGCCCAGCTATACCGGTATCTTCGCCAAGGCCCTGATCGCCGAGGCGGAGCGCGACGAAAAGGTCTGCGCCATTACCGCCGCCATGCCGTCTGGCACCGGCCTCGACAAATTTGGCGATGCCTTCCCCGATCGCACCTTCGATGTCGGCATTGCCGAACAGCATGCGGTGACCTTTGCCGCGGGCATGGCCGCCGAAGGGCATCGCCCCTTCGTCGCCATCTACTCCACCTTCCTCCAGCGCGCCTATGACCAGGTCGTCCATGACGTGGCGATCCAGAATCTGCCCGTGCGTTTCGCGATGGATCGCGCCGGGCTGGTGGGCGCCGATGGCTGCACCCATGCCGGCAGCTTCGACCTCGCTTATCTCTGCACGCTGCCCAATTTCGTGGTGATGGCCGCAGCCGATGAGGCCGAGCTGGTCAACATGACCCATACCATGGCGCTCTATGACGATGGCCCCATCGCGGTGCGCTATCCGCGCGGTGCGGGCGTCGGCATCGACCTGCCTAACCCGCCGCTGCAGCTGGAAATCGGCAAGGGCCGCATCGTCAAGGAAGGCAAGACCGTTGCGCTGCTCAATCTCGGCGCGCGCCTCGAAGAGTGCAAGAAGGCAGCCGAACAGCTGGAAGCCAAGGGGCTTTCGGTCACCATCGCCGACATGCGCTTTGCCAAGCCGCTTGACGAGGCGCTGATCCGCAAGCTGCTGTCGAGCCATGAGGTCGCAGTCACCATCGAGGAAGCGGCCGTCGGCGGCTTTGGCGCCCATGTACTGACGATGGCGTCGGACGAAGGCCTCACCGATAGCGGCGTCAAGATCCGCACCATGCGTCTGCCCGATACCTTCCAGGACCAGGACGCGCCCGACAAGCAATATGACGAAGCGGGCCTCACCGCGCCGCATATCGTGGAAACGGTGCTCAAAGCCTTGCGGCGCAACGACGTCTCGGTCGAAGAGGGCGCCAGGGCCTGAGCGACACGCGCTTCACGCTGACCGGCCGCCTCAAGGCCTTTACCTTCGCCTTGAAGGGCATGCGCACCTTGTGGGCGGAAGAACCGACGACGCGCTTTCACCTCGCGGGCACCCTCGCGGCGATTGCGGCGGGCGTCTGGCTCGATATCGCGCGGTGGGAATGGCTGTTCGTCATCGCCGCCATCGGGCTCGTCTGGTTTGCCGAAGCGGTCAATACGGCGGTCGAACGGCTGGCCGACGCGGTGACGCTGGAACACCATCCCCTGATCGGCAAGGCCAAGGACGTGGCCTCGGCTGCAGTGCTGATCATTTCGCTCACCGCCTTTGTCGGAGGCATCCTTATCTTCGGTCCGCC
Coding sequences within it:
- the dxs gene encoding 1-deoxy-D-xylulose-5-phosphate synthase, which codes for MSERPDTPLLDTVEYPADLRRLEKKDLRQLSDELRAEMISAVSVTGGHLGAGLGVVELTVAIHYVFDTPHDRLIWDVGHQCYPHKIITGRRDRIRTIRQGGGLSGFTKRAESEYDPFGAAHSSTSISSALGFAVSRKLADEPGRAIAVIGDGAMSAGMAYEAMNNAEQAGNRLIVILNDNDMSIAPPVGGLSNYLSRLVSSGAYLKTRDIARRVFSKLPKPVEKVARKAEEYTRGMVTGGTLFEELGFYYVGPVDGHDVDALVEVLENVRDAEEGPILIHAVTQKGKGYSYAENAADKYHGVAKFDVVSGEQKKSAGGPPSYTGIFAKALIAEAERDEKVCAITAAMPSGTGLDKFGDAFPDRTFDVGIAEQHAVTFAAGMAAEGHRPFVAIYSTFLQRAYDQVVHDVAIQNLPVRFAMDRAGLVGADGCTHAGSFDLAYLCTLPNFVVMAAADEAELVNMTHTMALYDDGPIAVRYPRGAGVGIDLPNPPLQLEIGKGRIVKEGKTVALLNLGARLEECKKAAEQLEAKGLSVTIADMRFAKPLDEALIRKLLSSHEVAVTIEEAAVGGFGAHVLTMASDEGLTDSGVKIRTMRLPDTFQDQDAPDKQYDEAGLTAPHIVETVLKALRRNDVSVEEGARA
- a CDS encoding diacylglycerol kinase family protein gives rise to the protein MKGMRTLWAEEPTTRFHLAGTLAAIAAGVWLDIARWEWLFVIAAIGLVWFAEAVNTAVERLADAVTLEHHPLIGKAKDVASAAVLIISLTAFVGGILIFGPPLIALFGG